In a single window of the Pontibacter russatus genome:
- a CDS encoding histidine kinase: MNVLQPLLIITPILLLLVLGIIVFVVLYQKRLLQHQEQMQRLQISKQEQLLNATMRAQEEERRRVARDLHDEVGSMLSLVRLNLHQLVAGVEGAEQKCARPNRG; this comes from the coding sequence ATGAACGTACTCCAGCCCTTGCTCATCATCACGCCCATCCTCCTGTTGCTGGTGCTTGGCATCATCGTGTTTGTGGTGCTGTACCAGAAGCGGCTACTGCAGCACCAGGAGCAGATGCAGCGGCTGCAGATCAGCAAGCAGGAACAGCTGCTGAACGCCACCATGCGCGCCCAGGAGGAGGAGCGCCGCCGGGTGGCCCGCGACCTGCACGACGAGGTGGGATCGATGCTGTCGCTGGTGCGGCTGAACCTGCACCAACTGGTGGCAGGTGTGGAGGGGGCGGAGCAGAAGTGCGCGAGGCCGAACAGAGGATAA
- a CDS encoding sensor histidine kinase: MREAEQRIKELLDEAIGSVRRISQDLMPVVLDKMGLVQAVGALCRSVPATAGVTATYACNDKSRRLDPRLELVLYRMVQELLNNALKHARATTIHVELLFADDEVTLHFEDNGVGFDATASGQAVAQGVGMVSIESRVRVLNGKIDIQSAAGLGTRVRITVPTKQHDQQTL; this comes from the coding sequence GTGCGCGAGGCCGAACAGAGGATAAAAGAGCTGCTGGACGAGGCAATCGGTAGCGTGCGCCGCATCTCGCAGGACCTGATGCCGGTGGTGCTGGATAAAATGGGCCTTGTGCAGGCGGTGGGGGCGCTGTGCCGGTCTGTGCCTGCCACGGCGGGCGTTACGGCGACCTACGCGTGCAACGACAAAAGCAGGCGGCTGGATCCGAGGCTGGAGCTTGTCCTGTACCGGATGGTGCAGGAGTTGCTGAACAACGCCCTCAAACATGCCCGCGCCACCACCATCCATGTAGAACTGCTCTTTGCAGACGACGAGGTGACACTGCATTTTGAAGACAACGGCGTTGGGTTTGATGCCACCGCCTCCGGACAGGCGGTAGCCCAGGGGGTAGGCATGGTGAGCATCGAAAGCCGCGTGCGCGTGCTGAACGGAAAAATAGACATACAATCTGCGGCCGGGCTGGGGACCCGTGTCAGAATAACAGTGCCAACTAAACAACACGATCAACAAACTTTATAG
- a CDS encoding response regulator, producing the protein MAYQSLTLAIADDHILFRKGVLELLKAFPEITLVADASNGAELLDKIEGNLPDVIVLDLEMPEMDGVQTARYLLSKYTGVNILIMSTYGDESLVEHLLEEGVKGYLLKNAEPAELRGALQTLKGGNRYFPEAISNGASH; encoded by the coding sequence ATGGCCTATCAATCACTTACACTCGCCATTGCCGACGATCACATTCTATTCCGGAAGGGGGTTCTGGAATTACTGAAGGCGTTTCCGGAGATAACTTTAGTGGCCGACGCCAGCAACGGTGCCGAGCTGCTGGATAAAATCGAGGGAAACCTGCCCGATGTGATCGTCCTGGACCTGGAGATGCCCGAAATGGACGGTGTTCAGACGGCGCGCTACCTGCTGTCGAAGTACACGGGTGTCAACATCCTGATCATGTCCACTTACGGGGATGAATCGTTGGTGGAGCACCTGCTGGAAGAAGGGGTGAAGGGCTATCTGCTCAAAAACGCCGAGCCAGCCGAACTGCGGGGTGCCCTGCAGACCCTGAAGGGCGGTAACCGCTACTTCCCGGAGGCGATTAGCAACGGCGCCAGCCACTGA
- a CDS encoding MFS transporter yields the protein MNTSPEEPTPATSADAAVPKTVIREGLLIFLLAAIQFTHMMDFVIMMPLGPQLMRVFNITPQEFGLLVSAYTFSAAVAGFLSALVIDRFDRKHALLGLYLGFALGTLACAMAPSFGLLLAARVVAGAFGGVLGALILAVIGDAIPEQRRGAATGQVMAAFSVASIAGIPVGLYLASVTSWHAPFYLLAALSFVVLLVGTFFLPVMRGHLSSATRESPFLVIGDILRRQNLRWAMALTVTLTMAGFFVVPFISPYMVANVGFEEAELSYIYLFGGLATVFTSQWAGRLADRHGKKRVFASSAVLSLLPILAITNLPPVPHYVALIVTTFFFILFGARFVPAMALITSTVEPKLRGSFMSINSSVQQLSAGLASFGAGLIVQESASGRLLHFSWVGLVACAITLAAVWVVPHLKQVS from the coding sequence ATGAACACCTCCCCAGAAGAACCCACACCTGCCACATCCGCTGACGCAGCTGTTCCGAAAACCGTTATCCGTGAGGGCCTGCTGATCTTTTTGCTGGCGGCCATCCAGTTTACCCACATGATGGACTTCGTGATCATGATGCCGCTGGGGCCGCAACTGATGCGCGTTTTCAACATCACGCCGCAGGAATTCGGCCTGCTGGTGTCGGCATACACCTTCAGCGCGGCCGTGGCAGGTTTTCTCAGCGCGCTCGTCATCGACCGGTTCGACAGGAAGCATGCGCTGCTGGGGCTGTACCTGGGCTTTGCGCTGGGCACCCTGGCCTGCGCCATGGCGCCTTCCTTCGGGCTGCTGCTGGCGGCGCGCGTAGTGGCGGGGGCATTCGGAGGCGTGCTGGGTGCCCTGATACTGGCCGTGATCGGGGATGCGATTCCGGAGCAGCGGCGGGGGGCCGCCACGGGACAGGTGATGGCCGCTTTCTCGGTGGCCTCTATTGCGGGTATACCGGTGGGGCTGTACCTGGCGAGCGTCACGAGCTGGCACGCCCCGTTCTACCTGCTGGCGGCGCTGAGCTTTGTCGTGCTGCTGGTGGGCACCTTCTTTCTGCCTGTCATGCGGGGGCACCTGAGCAGCGCCACCCGCGAAAGCCCTTTCCTGGTGATAGGTGACATCCTGCGCAGGCAGAACCTGCGGTGGGCGATGGCCCTCACCGTTACCCTCACCATGGCCGGCTTCTTCGTGGTGCCCTTCATCAGCCCCTATATGGTTGCCAATGTGGGCTTCGAGGAGGCGGAACTCAGCTACATCTACCTGTTCGGGGGGCTGGCCACCGTGTTCACCTCGCAGTGGGCGGGCCGCCTGGCCGACAGGCACGGCAAAAAGCGGGTGTTCGCCAGCAGCGCGGTCCTGTCGCTGTTGCCGATACTGGCGATTACGAACCTGCCGCCTGTGCCGCACTATGTGGCCCTGATCGTCACCACTTTTTTCTTTATTCTTTTCGGTGCTCGCTTTGTGCCCGCCATGGCCCTTATCACCTCCACCGTAGAGCCAAAGCTGCGCGGCAGCTTCATGAGCATCAACTCCTCGGTGCAGCAACTGAGCGCGGGCCTGGCCTCTTTCGGAGCAGGGCTGATTGTGCAGGAGTCGGCTTCAGGCAGGCTGCTGCACTTCAGTTGGGTGGGCCTGGTGGCCTGTGCCATCACGCTGGCGGCGGTGTGGGTGGTGCCACACCTGAAACAGGTGAGCTAG
- a CDS encoding HNH endonuclease, which translates to MRAAAMAKQQGEAVCELCGREVQILSRHHLVPREEGGRYGATAELCQPCHSTVHLTFSNRDLASAYNSIPALQQAEGLQKYLKWVRTKRIQHISNSRGKRR; encoded by the coding sequence GTGAGGGCAGCAGCAATGGCGAAGCAGCAGGGCGAGGCGGTATGCGAACTTTGCGGCCGGGAGGTGCAAATCCTGTCGCGCCACCACCTGGTGCCGCGGGAGGAGGGCGGCCGCTACGGGGCCACCGCCGAACTCTGCCAGCCCTGCCACAGCACCGTTCACCTCACGTTCTCTAACCGCGACCTGGCCAGCGCATATAACAGCATCCCGGCTCTGCAGCAGGCGGAGGGCCTGCAGAAATACCTGAAGTGGGTCCGCACCAAACGCATCCAGCACATCTCCAACAGCAGGGGCAAACGGCGGTGA
- a CDS encoding DUF6687 family protein translates to MHNRQFIPFAEVKNQRAIVVDSTHPNGVMLSHWRGAPTPPEIRVDTSAAIVLHALRLRLPQLDLPCVSANHFNIDGFVGVWALLNPEVALENEELLRQMALIGDFRELDLNHPLAGEALKLVCWINAKERELFYKPFAADETEEKEAAQCVQKFRYFLREFGRVLQDPDWERGAWEDEVGSVLLGYRDMYKPQTKLTRHPEIGLIIVEIEHPVHYYALFSRTQGFDMVLACYGQNRYELEYKYTTWVDIASRPTLPRLPLAPLAAHLNQLETSGRRWTYDSVTDTGPLLRLDGDQLTRTEAFDNPTDRAIYSSSIPVPQLKEEVVTYFRKACSGIKPKYNWTWKEVNALGEGQVGK, encoded by the coding sequence ATGCACAACCGACAGTTCATTCCCTTCGCCGAAGTTAAAAATCAGCGTGCCATTGTAGTAGACAGCACCCACCCCAACGGGGTGATGCTGTCGCACTGGCGCGGCGCGCCCACGCCGCCCGAGATACGCGTCGATACCAGCGCCGCCATTGTATTGCATGCCCTGCGGCTGCGCCTGCCCCAACTGGACCTCCCTTGCGTGTCGGCGAATCATTTCAACATAGATGGCTTTGTGGGCGTGTGGGCGCTGCTGAACCCGGAAGTCGCGCTGGAGAACGAGGAACTGCTGCGGCAAATGGCCCTGATCGGCGATTTCCGGGAGCTGGACCTGAACCACCCGCTGGCGGGGGAGGCGCTGAAACTGGTTTGCTGGATAAACGCGAAAGAGCGGGAGCTTTTTTACAAGCCTTTTGCTGCCGACGAGACGGAGGAGAAGGAAGCGGCGCAGTGCGTGCAGAAGTTCCGGTACTTCCTGCGGGAGTTCGGGCGGGTGCTGCAGGACCCGGACTGGGAGCGGGGCGCCTGGGAAGACGAGGTGGGCAGCGTGCTGCTGGGCTACCGCGACATGTACAAGCCGCAGACCAAACTCACGCGCCACCCGGAGATCGGGCTCATCATCGTCGAAATTGAGCATCCCGTCCACTATTACGCACTCTTCAGCCGCACGCAGGGGTTTGATATGGTGCTGGCCTGCTACGGGCAGAACCGCTATGAGCTGGAGTACAAATACACCACCTGGGTCGACATCGCCTCGCGGCCCACGCTGCCCCGGCTCCCGCTGGCACCGCTGGCGGCCCACCTGAACCAGCTCGAAACCTCCGGCCGCCGCTGGACTTACGACTCTGTGACCGACACCGGCCCGCTGCTGCGCCTGGACGGCGACCAGCTTACCCGCACCGAGGCCTTCGACAACCCCACCGACCGGGCCATATATAGCTCCTCCATCCCCGTGCCGCAGCTGAAAGAGGAGGTGGTGACTTACTTTAGAAAGGCCTGCAGCGGCATCAAGCCAAAGTATAACTGGACCTGGAAGGAAGTGAATGCACTCGGTGAAGGACAGGTAGGAAAATAG
- a CDS encoding universal stress protein: protein MEKILCPTDFSSTSAKAVDYAVYIAQHAGAHLSLMHVLHLPIIDTSDTALVASELLGEQMREAAVKLKAMCRDMEEKHGANRNGGFSCDYILREALLTDLASELTSGGGYDLIVMGTTGLDNTMEELLIGSNTESVIEEVKCPVMSIPASAPPPSLDKIVYATDYSLEDRHALQQVIHLGSFFGSHIDVVHVVKPRVKNNSEEAQHFWRELQEQFPGVPLSFQEIPSRHRDEGLKKYLKDAGGDVLAVVRRKKGFLKELFSQSLTERLTYQAEVPLLVLQGEMPATT, encoded by the coding sequence ATGGAAAAGATTCTATGTCCGACCGACTTCTCGAGCACATCGGCGAAGGCGGTAGACTATGCCGTCTATATTGCACAGCACGCGGGGGCGCATCTGTCGTTGATGCACGTGCTGCACCTACCCATAATTGACACCTCTGATACGGCTTTAGTGGCGAGCGAACTGCTGGGGGAGCAGATGCGCGAGGCCGCGGTGAAGCTGAAGGCCATGTGCCGGGATATGGAAGAGAAGCACGGGGCAAACCGCAACGGGGGCTTCTCCTGCGATTACATTCTGAGAGAGGCGCTTTTGACGGACCTCGCGTCCGAGTTAACCTCGGGTGGTGGCTACGACCTGATTGTGATGGGAACAACAGGGCTGGACAACACCATGGAGGAACTGCTGATTGGCAGCAACACCGAGTCGGTGATAGAGGAGGTGAAGTGTCCGGTGATGTCGATACCCGCCTCAGCGCCGCCGCCATCGCTTGATAAAATCGTGTATGCCACCGACTACAGCCTAGAAGACCGGCATGCCCTGCAGCAGGTCATCCATCTGGGGAGTTTCTTCGGGTCCCATATAGACGTGGTGCACGTGGTGAAACCGAGGGTGAAGAACAACAGTGAGGAGGCACAGCATTTCTGGAGAGAGCTGCAGGAGCAGTTCCCGGGCGTGCCGCTCAGTTTCCAGGAGATACCCAGCAGGCACCGAGACGAGGGGCTGAAGAAATACCTGAAAGACGCAGGCGGCGATGTGCTGGCGGTGGTGCGCAGGAAAAAGGGCTTTCTGAAGGAGCTGTTCTCGCAGAGCCTGACGGAGCGGCTGACGTACCAGGCGGAGGTGCCGCTGCTGGTGCTGCAGGGCGAGATGCCCGCCACTACCTGA
- a CDS encoding thermonuclease family protein: protein MRKLTYHLLLFLTLCTALACKQSSREEAQEQFRQRQQAVLERDAEQQTSNSPEAGPSAATPETAAAEGNPSKPATTAGDKVVGIKDGDTVELLRNGKTETVRLFGVDAPEKAQAYGQRARQFTSDLAFGKNVRLIVNNTDRYGRTVGTIILPDGRSLNEELVRNGYAWHYKAYSNDLKLANLETDARRYKRGLWQDANPVAPWDYRKEKRSGGTAKETPAPLPAGAAKRTVYICNSTSSGVYHLTRDCHVLKRCKQEILAITEEAAIQVYDRRLDKACSQP, encoded by the coding sequence ATGAGAAAACTTACCTACCACCTGCTGCTCTTCCTCACGCTGTGTACTGCCTTGGCCTGTAAGCAGAGCAGCCGCGAGGAGGCCCAGGAGCAGTTCAGGCAACGGCAGCAAGCGGTACTGGAGCGGGACGCGGAACAACAGACATCCAATTCGCCCGAGGCAGGCCCTTCCGCGGCCACTCCCGAAACGGCAGCCGCTGAAGGAAACCCCTCGAAACCGGCGACTACCGCCGGAGACAAAGTAGTCGGCATAAAAGACGGCGATACCGTTGAACTGCTCCGGAACGGGAAGACGGAGACAGTGCGCCTCTTCGGCGTGGATGCCCCTGAGAAAGCGCAGGCATATGGGCAGCGGGCCAGGCAGTTCACCTCCGACCTGGCCTTCGGCAAAAATGTGCGCCTGATTGTCAACAACACCGACCGCTACGGCCGCACGGTGGGCACCATCATACTGCCCGATGGCCGCAGCCTTAACGAGGAACTGGTGCGCAACGGCTACGCCTGGCACTACAAAGCCTACTCCAACGACCTGAAGCTGGCGAACCTGGAAACCGACGCCCGCCGCTACAAAAGGGGGCTGTGGCAGGACGCCAACCCAGTGGCTCCCTGGGATTACAGGAAGGAAAAACGCAGCGGCGGCACGGCAAAAGAGACGCCGGCGCCGCTGCCTGCAGGTGCCGCCAAACGTACCGTTTATATCTGCAACAGCACCAGCTCCGGCGTTTATCACCTCACCAGAGACTGCCATGTGCTGAAGCGCTGCAAACAGGAAATATTGGCTATAACGGAGGAGGCGGCCATTCAGGTATATGACCGCCGCCTGGACAAGGCCTGCAGCCAGCCCTGA
- a CDS encoding AAA family ATPase, whose amino-acid sequence MKILSVRFLNLNSLKGEHEIRFDRSPLADAGLFAITGQTGAGKTTILDAITVGLYGLVHRHSNDKPLELMTRYTAEAFSEVEFEAEGRRYRSRWHIRRSRGKAEGNMQPVIMELCDLADDKPFDLKPSQVPDKVAELCGLDYSQFLRSVMLSQGDFARFLKASPNERSSLLEKITDTGIYSDISKSAYEKSKIERLKKEELERRLQDSQLLPEEQREAYAQSVAELQEQETLLQKDITSVQEQLQWLQQLQQLKLKKQQHEEALQAQEQKLAQLQPEFRKLQQHEQAHQFVGELAEIRSASSKVVEAQEQLLTLEKQVPALEAELEQAGQIATAAGKAHQQQEEALHQLEPLLEQVTQLDHHLYTIRESYQKDKAAYVQLEEALKKEQDQQQTEQQHLAELKQEADGIKNWLAAQQRLQDLPENLYELKSTVKALEEVEQRIRRCQQEQQDLMAQQQQEVAQQEELQGKLQLHEAQQQALHTQKQEKLARLQALLSDKTVDELEQSAQEQPLQLARYEKLLELSRQHRQQTQKKQELLQLLSQQEQDIKAQQTQLTTTQQKHNAATERLEDMQKLVQLQQQIQKYEEARLTLQPEQPCPLCGSEHHPFVEGYYRVNLSEEVQKRDRQQALVKELQQAAQALQLQLNTLQQKQQAATAAITETEQELARLQHAFSGTAAGIAVGIEQTEQLAQNLQAQRQALGQVQEALTQVRVLGRALEQINQQAQQNREAQLRVQAQLERLQQAAQHRQEQLEKLQLNLQDEQEQQQAHTETAESFAAAYGQLYKPTERQQLLQTLEQQAAIYQQKQQDLVQKREAYLQSDTELKHLNARVQEKQKERQERQENLRREHIKLTEVKEAREQLFGEKQPQQERQLARQELRSRAQQAEEARASHLQKQQELREARRRQSECAATHQKSKSLLDALRDGLLQVLRQKGIATIEALSQMLLDRDEADRLANLKAQTEKHLTELRKSLSDVRHELETTQARQLTSESQDSLQQLYAGKTQAQRELIARRARIQQLLEQDAEQRDKNRELAQKLQTQQLVCNRWNQLADLIGSADGNKFSRFAQGLTLARLVELANRHLLKLNDRYRILKSTEEDLELLIIDTYQAEAVRPMNTLSGGESFLVSLALALGLSDLAGRRTQINSLFIDEGFGTLDAETLDAAISTLENLQASGKMIGIISHVEALKERIGTQIRVQKKAGGVSTVEVTGW is encoded by the coding sequence ATGAAAATCCTCTCCGTCCGTTTCCTCAACCTGAACTCGCTGAAAGGCGAGCATGAGATCCGCTTCGACCGGAGCCCACTGGCGGATGCAGGGCTTTTCGCGATCACGGGGCAGACGGGCGCAGGCAAGACCACCATTCTGGATGCCATCACGGTGGGACTCTACGGGCTGGTACACCGCCACAGCAACGACAAGCCGCTGGAGCTGATGACGCGCTACACGGCCGAGGCCTTTTCGGAGGTGGAGTTTGAGGCGGAGGGCAGGCGCTACCGCTCCCGGTGGCACATCCGCCGCAGCCGGGGCAAGGCAGAGGGCAACATGCAGCCGGTTATCATGGAACTTTGCGACCTCGCCGACGATAAACCTTTTGACCTGAAGCCAAGCCAGGTGCCTGATAAAGTAGCGGAGCTGTGCGGGCTCGACTACAGCCAGTTCCTGCGCTCGGTCATGCTGTCGCAGGGCGACTTTGCCCGTTTCCTGAAGGCAAGCCCCAACGAGCGCAGCAGCCTGCTGGAGAAAATCACCGACACCGGCATCTACTCCGATATCTCTAAATCAGCTTACGAAAAGTCAAAAATCGAGCGTCTGAAAAAGGAGGAACTGGAACGCCGCCTGCAGGACAGCCAATTGCTGCCGGAGGAGCAGCGCGAGGCATATGCGCAAAGCGTAGCGGAGCTGCAGGAGCAGGAAACACTGCTGCAGAAAGACATCACCTCGGTACAGGAGCAGTTGCAGTGGCTACAGCAGTTGCAGCAACTCAAGCTCAAAAAACAGCAGCACGAGGAGGCGCTGCAGGCGCAGGAGCAAAAGCTGGCACAGTTACAGCCGGAATTCCGGAAGCTGCAGCAGCACGAGCAGGCACACCAGTTTGTGGGTGAGCTGGCCGAGATACGCAGCGCCAGCAGCAAGGTAGTGGAAGCGCAGGAGCAGCTCCTGACGCTGGAAAAGCAGGTGCCTGCGCTGGAAGCGGAGCTGGAGCAGGCAGGTCAAATAGCCACAGCGGCAGGCAAGGCGCACCAGCAGCAGGAAGAGGCGCTCCACCAATTGGAGCCCCTGCTGGAGCAGGTCACGCAGCTGGATCACCACTTGTATACCATCCGGGAGAGTTACCAAAAGGACAAGGCGGCCTATGTGCAGTTGGAGGAGGCCCTGAAAAAGGAGCAAGACCAGCAGCAAACGGAGCAACAGCACTTAGCTGAACTGAAGCAGGAGGCAGACGGCATCAAGAACTGGCTGGCCGCACAGCAACGCTTGCAGGACCTGCCCGAGAACCTGTATGAGCTAAAAAGTACGGTAAAGGCCCTGGAGGAAGTGGAGCAGCGCATCCGGCGTTGCCAGCAGGAGCAGCAGGACTTGATGGCGCAACAACAGCAGGAAGTCGCCCAGCAGGAAGAGTTGCAGGGCAAACTACAGCTTCACGAGGCGCAGCAGCAGGCACTCCATACACAGAAACAGGAAAAACTGGCCCGATTACAGGCCTTGCTCTCAGATAAAACGGTAGATGAACTGGAGCAATCGGCGCAGGAGCAGCCGCTGCAACTGGCGCGCTACGAGAAACTGCTCGAACTGTCCAGACAGCATCGGCAGCAAACACAGAAGAAACAGGAACTCCTGCAACTGCTCAGCCAGCAGGAACAGGATATAAAAGCGCAGCAGACGCAGCTAACCACTACACAGCAAAAACACAACGCCGCCACGGAACGCCTGGAGGACATGCAAAAGCTGGTGCAGTTGCAGCAGCAGATACAGAAGTACGAAGAGGCACGGCTCACACTGCAGCCGGAGCAGCCCTGCCCGCTGTGTGGGTCGGAACACCATCCTTTTGTGGAAGGATATTACAGGGTCAATCTTTCAGAGGAAGTACAGAAACGGGACAGGCAGCAGGCGCTGGTAAAGGAGCTGCAGCAAGCTGCGCAGGCGCTGCAACTGCAACTGAACACGCTGCAGCAAAAACAACAGGCGGCAACTGCCGCTATAACTGAAACTGAGCAGGAACTGGCCCGACTGCAGCATGCTTTTTCGGGCACTGCAGCAGGTATAGCTGTTGGCATTGAACAGACGGAGCAGTTGGCGCAAAACCTGCAGGCGCAGCGGCAGGCGCTGGGCCAGGTGCAGGAGGCGCTTACGCAGGTCCGCGTCCTGGGTCGGGCACTGGAGCAGATAAACCAGCAGGCGCAACAAAACAGAGAGGCGCAGTTGCGGGTACAGGCGCAGTTGGAAAGGCTGCAGCAGGCGGCGCAGCACCGACAGGAGCAATTGGAGAAATTGCAGCTTAACCTGCAGGACGAGCAGGAACAGCAGCAGGCCCATACCGAAACGGCCGAATCGTTTGCGGCGGCATATGGCCAGCTATATAAGCCGACAGAGCGGCAGCAACTCTTGCAAACCTTAGAGCAGCAGGCGGCTATATATCAGCAGAAGCAGCAGGACCTGGTACAGAAGCGAGAAGCGTATCTTCAGTCGGACACAGAATTGAAACACCTGAACGCGCGGGTGCAGGAGAAGCAGAAAGAGCGGCAGGAGCGGCAGGAAAACCTGAGGCGGGAGCATATAAAACTGACAGAGGTGAAAGAAGCGCGGGAACAGCTTTTCGGAGAGAAGCAGCCGCAGCAGGAACGGCAGCTGGCCCGGCAGGAGCTCCGCAGCCGCGCCCAACAAGCTGAGGAAGCCCGGGCCAGCCATCTGCAAAAACAGCAGGAACTGCGGGAAGCACGTCGGCGCCAGTCGGAATGCGCCGCTACGCACCAGAAAAGCAAGTCGCTGCTGGATGCGCTGCGCGACGGCCTGCTGCAGGTGCTGCGGCAGAAAGGCATCGCCACCATCGAAGCGCTCAGCCAGATGCTGCTCGACCGGGACGAGGCCGACCGGCTGGCAAACCTGAAGGCGCAAACCGAGAAACACCTGACCGAACTGCGCAAAAGCCTCAGCGACGTGCGCCACGAGCTGGAAACGACGCAGGCAAGGCAGCTGACCTCCGAAAGCCAAGACAGCCTGCAGCAACTATATGCCGGAAAGACACAGGCGCAGCGGGAGCTGATTGCCCGACGCGCGCGCATTCAGCAGTTGCTGGAGCAGGACGCCGAGCAGCGCGACAAAAACAGGGAACTGGCCCAAAAACTGCAAACGCAGCAACTAGTGTGCAACCGCTGGAACCAACTGGCAGACCTGATTGGCTCCGCCGACGGCAACAAGTTCAGCCGCTTTGCGCAGGGGCTTACGCTGGCCAGGCTGGTGGAACTGGCAAACCGCCACCTGCTCAAGCTCAACGACCGCTACCGTATCCTCAAATCCACAGAAGAAGATCTGGAGCTGCTGATCATAGACACGTACCAGGCAGAGGCTGTGCGGCCGATGAACACTTTGTCGGGGGGAGAAAGCTTTCTGGTGAGCCTGGCGCTGGCGCTCGGCCTCTCCGACCTTGCCGGCCGCCGCACCCAAATCAACTCGCTGTTCATCGACGAAGGCTTCGGCACCCTGGACGCGGAGACGCTGGATGCGGCCATCTCCACCCTGGAGAACCTGCAGGCCAGCGGCAAAATGATCGGCATCATCTCACACGTGGAGGCGCTGAAAGAGCGCATCGGCACGCAGATACGCGTGCAGAAAAAAGCCGGTGGCGTGAGTACCGTGGAGGTGACAGGGTGGTGA